Proteins from one Antennarius striatus isolate MH-2024 chromosome 12, ASM4005453v1, whole genome shotgun sequence genomic window:
- the il17d gene encoding interleukin-17D, translating into MFGIRVLQLLVLAVLLLDWTAGVGRVRKKASRARSCLDLPEEVLEQMFGRLSVGVMSAFHHALQLEPQDQLNRSCPITARSLTDRKTRLPVNLLSISPWAYRISYNLTRYPRYIPEAYCLCKGCLIGPRGEESSRYRSTPVYAPAVILKRTGSCVGGRHSYTEIYVSIAVGCTCVPQVEKERGGQNGNLSLDRTEPKARRLPPGKKV; encoded by the exons ATGTTTGGGATCCGcgtcctgcagctcctggtTCTTGCTGTGCTGCTCCTGGACTGGACCGCCGGGGTGGGACGGGTACGAAAGAAGGCTAGCAGGGCCCGGTCCTGTCTGGATTTACCGGAGGAGGTCCTGGAGCAGATGTTCGGACGTCTCTCGGTCGGAGTGATGAGCGCCTTCCACCACGCGCTGCAGCTGGAGCCGCAGGACCAACTGAACCGGTCCTGCCCGATCACCGCTCGGTCCCTGACCGACAGGAAGACCCGCCTCCCAGTCAACCTACTCAGCATCTCCCCCTGGGCGTACAG GATCTCGTACAACCTGACCAGGTATCCCCGGTACATCCCGGAGGCTTACTGCCTGTGTAAAGGCTGCCTGATCGGGCCGCGCGGTGAGGAGAGCAGCCGGTACCGCAGCACCCCGGTCTACGCCCCCGCGGTCATCCTGAAGCGGACGGGCTCCTGTGTGGGGGGGCGCCATTCGTACACGGAGATCTACGTCTCCATCGCGGTGGGATGCACCTGCGTGCCGCAGGTGGAGAAGGAGCGAGGCGGCCAGAACGGCAACCTGAGCCTGGACCGAACCGAACCCAAAGCCCGAAGGCTCCCCCCGGGAAAGAAAGTATGA